One window from the genome of Anaerococcus sp. Marseille-Q7828 encodes:
- a CDS encoding exonuclease SbcCD subunit D: MKLLHLADLHLGKSIGNYSLIEDQKYALDQILDIIDREKVDVVMIAGDIFDTQISSVEALGLYSDFIEEIIFNKEKIVLAISGNHDSAKRLDVNSKFYKAKNYHLVGEYKNDVVTLEDEYGKINFYLVPFISLNQASLIFDKEMTNFTEVYKEVLKDISYEDRNVLISHCYANNIAIEDDDLYTEGQKPLTIGGSDAMDAHLFENFDYVALGHLHNRHYVINPKIRYSGTFMKYSFDEENKRKSVTLVDIKDHVKTYDIDIKSLRDFRTISGKFADIIKENSSDDYIKVILEDDSTIENAMAKLKEKFPHIVQITYKNRGIFSGDSDFDIDLSGKTAIELFEEFYKFKMDEEMTADKLEALKKVIG; encoded by the coding sequence ATGAAATTACTTCACTTAGCAGACCTGCATTTGGGAAAAAGTATCGGCAATTACTCTTTAATCGAAGATCAAAAATACGCCTTAGACCAAATATTAGATATAATTGATAGGGAAAAAGTTGATGTGGTAATGATTGCAGGAGACATATTTGACACTCAAATTTCAAGTGTTGAAGCACTTGGTCTTTATTCTGATTTCATAGAAGAAATTATTTTTAACAAGGAAAAAATCGTTCTTGCCATAAGTGGCAACCACGATTCTGCCAAAAGACTTGATGTCAATAGCAAATTTTACAAGGCCAAAAATTATCATCTTGTTGGTGAATATAAAAATGATGTTGTCACACTCGAAGATGAGTACGGGAAAATTAATTTCTATCTTGTGCCTTTTATTTCCCTAAATCAGGCCAGTCTAATCTTTGATAAGGAAATGACCAATTTTACAGAAGTATATAAGGAAGTTCTAAAGGATATATCATATGAGGATAGGAATGTTTTAATTAGCCATTGTTATGCCAATAATATTGCAATAGAGGATGATGATTTATACACTGAGGGTCAAAAACCCCTTACTATTGGTGGGTCTGATGCTATGGATGCCCATCTTTTTGAAAACTTTGACTATGTAGCCCTTGGCCATCTCCACAACAGGCACTATGTTATAAATCCCAAAATCCGCTATTCAGGAACTTTTATGAAGTATTCCTTTGATGAGGAGAATAAAAGAAAGTCAGTAACCCTTGTCGACATAAAAGATCATGTTAAAACTTATGATATAGATATCAAATCCCTAAGGGATTTTAGAACTATAAGCGGTAAATTTGCTGATATAATCAAAGAAAATTCAAGCGATGACTACATAAAAGTAATACTTGAAGATGATTCTACTATAGAAAATGCTATGGCAAAGTTAAAGGAAAAATTCCCTCATATTGTTCAAATTACTTACAAAAACAGGGGGATATTTTCTGGGGATAGCGACTTTGACATAGACCTTAGTGGTAAAACTGCCATAGAATTGTTTGAGGAATTTTATAAATTTAAGATGGACGAAGAAATGACTGCTGACAAGCTAGAAGCTTTAAAAAAGGTGATTGGATGA
- a CDS encoding YaaA family protein — MKIIISPAKSFKENKDIPTEDILFKDKTQYLVNKLKKYTMNEMGNLHGTNDKLTEKAYYDYQEMDLNNLKNPALFAYDGLVFKQFKREDFDDLDYLNDHLYIISPLYGALKPLTAIADYRLYFDNKDIDLYDFWKDLIYKEVYKDNDTIINLASVEYAKTITDYLKDGDRFITIDFKDVRDGKLKSIVAWMKQMRGKMVKEIISQKIEDPEKIKEIEIDGYKYDPYNSTSDRWVFVRDNQ, encoded by the coding sequence AAAATAATTATTTCACCAGCAAAAAGTTTTAAAGAAAATAAAGATATACCGACAGAAGACATACTATTTAAAGATAAAACTCAGTATTTAGTAAATAAACTCAAAAAATATACCATGAACGAGATGGGCAATCTCCATGGTACAAATGATAAGCTTACAGAAAAAGCCTATTATGATTACCAAGAAATGGATTTGAATAATCTTAAAAACCCTGCTCTTTTCGCCTATGATGGTTTGGTATTTAAGCAATTTAAAAGGGAAGATTTTGATGATTTAGACTACTTAAACGACCATCTTTACATAATCTCACCCCTATATGGAGCTTTAAAGCCACTTACAGCTATAGCTGATTATAGGTTGTACTTTGACAACAAGGATATTGATCTCTACGACTTCTGGAAGGACTTAATCTACAAGGAAGTTTATAAGGATAATGATACAATCATTAACCTTGCTAGTGTAGAATATGCAAAGACAATTACTGATTACCTAAAAGATGGCGATAGATTTATTACTATAGATTTTAAGGATGTAAGAGATGGGAAACTAAAGTCAATTGTGGCTTGGATGAAGCAAATGCGTGGGAAAATGGTCAAAGAGATCATTAGTCAAAAAATTGAAGATCCAGAAAAAATAAAAGAAATTGAAATAGATGGTTACAAATACGATCCATACAATTCTACTTCTGACAGATGGGTATTTGTAAGGGACAATCAATGA